From the Dysgonomonadaceae bacterium PH5-43 genome, one window contains:
- a CDS encoding putative transposase (product_source=KO:K07491; cog=COG1943; ko=KO:K07491; smart=SM01321; superfamily=143422) produces the protein MTTDKFQNKYRIPQARAKWHDYSSGMYFVTVCTKNKECLFGDINNEQMNNTVIGDFLNEQLRNVNQHYPYCEIPIFIVMPNHWHAIVIVNGDKIPYERKLSSIWHTESIDDKLLMRNIANHQGWLSVLIGGVKSAVTKFANKNNIDFVWQPRFYDRIIRDVKEMNRIADYIENNVAVWDLDCYNNLSFV, from the coding sequence ATGACAACTGATAAATTTCAGAATAAATATCGTATACCTCAAGCTCGTGCAAAATGGCATGACTATAGCAGTGGAATGTATTTCGTGACTGTATGCACTAAAAATAAAGAGTGCTTATTCGGTGATATAAATAATGAACAGATGAATAATACAGTCATAGGTGATTTCTTGAATGAACAATTAAGAAATGTAAATCAACATTATCCATATTGTGAAATTCCGATATTTATTGTTATGCCTAATCATTGGCACGCTATTGTTATTGTTAATGGAGACAAAATACCGTATGAGAGAAAGCTTAGCTCTATATGGCATACAGAATCAATAGATGATAAATTATTGATGCGTAATATAGCTAATCATCAAGGATGGCTATCTGTGTTGATAGGTGGAGTGAAATCAGCGGTTACAAAGTTTGCAAATAAGAATAATATTGATTTCGTATGGCAGCCTCGTTTTTACGATCGCATTATACGTGATGTGAAAGAAATGAACCGTATTGCTGATTATATAGAAAATAATGTAGCGGTTTGGGATTTAGATTGTTATAATAACCTGAGTTTCGTTTAA